The Bacillota bacterium nucleotide sequence TCTGCGGATGCCTTACCCTTCGACGACTGTCGACAGGTTCCTTTGAGTCCTGGTAGAACGGGTATTCCATTTCGGGCCGCCAATGCTTTATACGTCTTCACCCCCACATAAGCGGCCCCCCAAACGCTCCTTTTCGTCCGCCGGGAGGACGGAGAATCTGACCAGGTAGGTCGGTCTGGCATATTCGGCGAGGCAGCTGTCCCATAAGAATTTGCCTGGGATAAGGAGCCGCATCCAGGGCCTACTGGTTTAACACTGAGGGACCCCGGCCTGATGCCGGCTAGATTCCTTGACGTTTCTGGACCCCATTTTTCCGGCGGTTGATGATACCCCCCTTCTGGGCAGTCAGTGCAAACACGAGTGTCCGTGGCGCAGACTAGGATTTCCCTAGCGCGAACTTCAGTGTCACCTCACAACGGCCCCGGCAAAAATACTCCCCGGAGGGTCTTGACAAACGAACGACTCTTGGATATTATCAGTAACAGGAACGATTACTATTAGCGATAAGGCAGAGTACAGCCCAGTCAGCTGAACCCCACGACCCGTGAGCCAAGGTGAGCCAAGGCTTCGAGCCAAGCCCACCAGTCAAGACCAGGAAGCCGAGACCGACAGCCAAGGCCACAAGCTCCGGGAAGGCGGTGACCGTTTGAGACCCAAGACGGCGTCAAGGAAGACGAAGCAGCGCCAGGTCATCCTGGAGGAGCTGCGCAAGGTCAAGAGCCACCCGACCGCCGACGAAGTCTACGAGATGGTCAAGAAGAAGCTCCCGCGCATCAGCCTGGGGACCGTTTATCGCAACCTCGAGTTGCTGTCGGACGCCGGCGAGATCCAGACCCTCGAGCTGGCCGGGACCCAAAAGCGCTTCGACGGCGAGCCGGCCACCCACTACCACGTCCGTTGCCTCAACTGCGGCAAGGTCGAGGACCTCGACTTCAGCCTCGATGAGTTGGAGGGCATGGAGGAGAAGGTTAGGCGAGAGACCGGTTACGAGGTCTTCGGGTATCGATTGAAGTTCCTGGGCCTCTGCCCGAAGTGCCAGAAAGAGCAAGCCAAGGCTCGCGAGAAGGCCCCCGTGAGGGCCGACTGAACATATCAAACCATCAGGAGGGGAAAACCGTGGAACTCAAAGGCTCGAAGACCGAGAAGAACATCCTGACCGCTTTTGCCGGTGAATCGCAGGCCCGCAACCGCTATACCTATTTCGCCAGCCAGGCCAGGAGCGACGGCTTCATGCAGATCGCT carries:
- a CDS encoding transcriptional repressor produces the protein MRPKTASRKTKQRQVILEELRKVKSHPTADEVYEMVKKKLPRISLGTVYRNLELLSDAGEIQTLELAGTQKRFDGEPATHYHVRCLNCGKVEDLDFSLDELEGMEEKVRRETGYEVFGYRLKFLGLCPKCQKEQAKAREKAPVRAD